The Actinocatenispora sera genome has a window encoding:
- a CDS encoding GntR family transcriptional regulator, with product MSPPARRTTLVDDVYESVKAQLMDLVIEPGARVNIEALARDLAVSPTPVREALARLESDGLVRKRAMSGYTASPLLTAAEFEQLCQLRALLEVPAARLAADHPHAAARAALTAAVTPPSAEIDPSNYRRYAPFTAHDAAFHDRLARLSGNPMLADAIGRLHAHLHLHRLYLPAGPATDTVAEHRAVAAAIAAGEPAAAAAAMTEHLTATRARHIVAFSTTETGKE from the coding sequence GTGAGCCCGCCGGCGCGGCGCACCACGCTGGTCGACGACGTGTACGAGTCGGTCAAGGCCCAGCTGATGGACCTGGTGATCGAGCCGGGCGCCCGGGTCAACATCGAAGCGCTGGCGCGCGACCTGGCGGTCTCCCCCACCCCGGTCCGCGAGGCGCTGGCGCGGCTGGAGTCCGACGGGCTGGTGCGCAAGCGGGCCATGTCCGGCTACACCGCGAGCCCGTTGCTGACCGCGGCGGAGTTCGAGCAGCTGTGCCAGCTGCGCGCGCTGCTGGAGGTGCCGGCGGCGCGGTTGGCGGCGGACCACCCCCACGCGGCGGCGCGGGCGGCGCTGACCGCGGCGGTGACACCGCCGTCGGCCGAGATCGACCCGAGCAACTACCGCCGGTACGCGCCGTTCACCGCGCACGACGCCGCCTTCCACGACCGGCTCGCCCGGCTGTCCGGCAACCCGATGCTCGCCGATGCCATCGGCCGGCTGCATGCCCACCTGCACCTGCACCGGCTGTACCTGCCGGCCGGGCCGGCCACCGACACGGTCGCCGAGCACCGCGCGGTGGCGGCCGCGATCGCCGCCGGTGAGCCGGCCGCGGCGGCCGCCGCGATGACCGAACACCTGACCGCGACCCGCGCGCGGCATATCGTCGCGTTCAGCACCACCGAGACCGGCAAGGAGTGA
- a CDS encoding (Fe-S)-binding protein, with protein MRIGLFVTCVNDLMYPGTGQAVVSILRRLGHDVDFPAAQTCCGQMHANSGYRAETMPLLRRFVDVFEPYQAIVAPSGSCAAMVRESYPRLAADDPALAARVAALAPGCTSCPSCWSTCSA; from the coding sequence GTGCGGATCGGTCTGTTCGTCACCTGCGTCAACGACCTGATGTACCCGGGCACCGGGCAGGCGGTGGTCTCCATCCTGCGGCGGCTCGGGCACGACGTCGACTTCCCGGCCGCGCAGACCTGCTGCGGCCAGATGCACGCCAACTCCGGCTACCGGGCCGAGACGATGCCGCTGCTGCGCCGGTTCGTCGACGTCTTCGAGCCGTACCAGGCGATCGTCGCGCCGTCCGGCTCGTGCGCGGCGATGGTGCGCGAGTCGTACCCCCGGCTGGCCGCCGACGATCCCGCCCTCGCCGCACGCGTCGCCGCCCTCGCCCCCGGGTGTACGAGCTGTCCGAGCTGCTGGTCGACGTGCTCGGCGTGA
- a CDS encoding (Fe-S)-binding protein yields the protein MYELSELLVDVLGVTELGAEFPHRVTYHPTCHGLRMLGLGDKPLRLLRSVAGIRLVELDAAEQCCGFGGTFALKNPDVSTAMLADKARHVLDTDAEVLAAADNSCLAHIAGGLTRMRTGVRAMHYAEILATTGGTR from the coding sequence GTGTACGAGCTGTCCGAGCTGCTGGTCGACGTGCTCGGCGTGACCGAGCTGGGCGCCGAGTTCCCGCACCGGGTCACCTACCACCCGACCTGCCACGGGCTGCGGATGCTGGGGCTGGGCGACAAACCGCTGCGGCTGCTGCGCTCGGTGGCCGGCATCCGGCTGGTCGAGCTGGACGCGGCCGAGCAGTGCTGCGGCTTCGGCGGTACGTTCGCGCTGAAGAACCCGGACGTGTCGACCGCGATGCTCGCCGACAAGGCCCGGCACGTGCTCGACACCGACGCCGAGGTCCTCGCCGCCGCCGACAACTCCTGCCTGGCGCACATCGCCGGCGGCCTGACCCGGATGCGCACCGGGGTGCGCGCCATGCACTACGCCGAGATCCTCGCCACCACCGGAGGTACCCGATGA
- a CDS encoding LUD domain-containing protein: protein MSVDPRGRRLLPVLPHGSGHLAPPQPFPQRARAAVADPQLRANIRRATRTIRDKRAAAVSEVDDWEQLREAGRTIKRRVARHLPELLERFEQAAIAAGATVHWARDAVEANRIVTDLVRATGSDEVVKVKSMVTQEIELNDALQRAGITAYETDLAELIVQLDEGEQSHILVPAIHYNRAEIREIFRREMPDAPADLTDEPAVLAEAARRHLRRKFLSTKVAISGANFAVADTGSLVVLESEGNGRMCLTLPETLISVVGIEKLVPSFADLEVFLQLLPRSSTAERMNPYTSVWTGSTPGDGPSDVHVVLLDNGRSATLADTVGRQALACIRCSACLNVCPVYERTGGIAYGSVYPGPIGAIISPQLTGVAANKSLPYASSLCGACYEVCPVKIDIPEVLVHLRQSGVDGARDRPSAERTAMRTLSWVMSDQRRYENALRAARISTGPIASVTGRGRRRRPGGPAGSLAHLPWPLSAWTTSRDAPLPARQSFRDWWRGQASGPGRPTPDAAGAARPQADPGIDRDPGAARPGPGAAPPDSGAARPDPGAAPPDSGAARPDPGAAPPDSGAARPDPGAARPDSGAARPDSGAARPKEGGDE, encoded by the coding sequence ATGAGCGTCGATCCTCGAGGTAGGCGGCTGCTTCCGGTGCTGCCGCACGGATCCGGACACCTGGCGCCGCCGCAACCGTTCCCGCAGCGGGCCCGGGCCGCGGTGGCCGACCCGCAGTTGCGGGCCAACATCCGGCGCGCCACCCGCACCATCCGCGACAAGCGCGCCGCCGCGGTGTCCGAAGTGGACGACTGGGAGCAGTTGCGGGAGGCCGGCCGCACCATCAAACGCCGGGTCGCCCGGCACCTGCCGGAGCTGCTGGAGCGCTTCGAGCAGGCGGCGATCGCGGCCGGCGCCACCGTGCACTGGGCCCGCGACGCCGTCGAGGCCAACCGGATCGTCACCGACCTGGTCCGGGCCACCGGCAGCGACGAGGTGGTCAAGGTCAAGTCGATGGTCACCCAGGAGATCGAGCTCAACGACGCCCTGCAGCGCGCCGGCATCACCGCGTACGAAACGGATCTGGCCGAGCTGATCGTCCAGCTCGACGAGGGCGAGCAGTCGCACATCCTGGTCCCGGCCATCCACTACAACCGGGCCGAGATCCGGGAGATCTTCCGCCGCGAGATGCCCGACGCGCCGGCCGACCTCACCGACGAGCCGGCGGTACTAGCCGAGGCAGCGCGGCGCCACCTGCGGCGCAAGTTCCTGTCCACGAAGGTGGCGATCTCCGGCGCGAACTTCGCGGTCGCCGACACCGGCAGCCTGGTGGTGCTGGAGTCCGAGGGCAACGGCCGGATGTGCCTGACCCTGCCGGAGACGCTGATCAGCGTGGTCGGGATCGAGAAGCTGGTACCCAGCTTCGCCGACCTGGAGGTGTTCCTGCAGCTGCTGCCGCGCAGCTCGACCGCGGAGCGGATGAACCCGTACACCTCGGTGTGGACCGGCAGCACGCCCGGCGACGGGCCGAGCGACGTGCACGTCGTGCTGCTGGACAACGGCCGGTCGGCGACGCTCGCGGACACCGTGGGACGGCAGGCGCTCGCCTGCATCCGCTGTTCGGCCTGCCTCAACGTCTGCCCGGTGTACGAGCGGACCGGTGGGATCGCCTACGGCTCGGTCTATCCCGGCCCGATCGGCGCGATCATCTCGCCGCAGCTGACCGGCGTGGCCGCGAACAAGTCCCTGCCGTACGCCTCGTCGCTGTGCGGCGCCTGCTACGAGGTCTGCCCGGTCAAGATCGACATTCCGGAGGTGCTGGTCCACCTGCGGCAGTCCGGTGTGGACGGTGCCCGGGATCGCCCCTCGGCCGAGCGCACTGCGATGCGCACCCTGTCCTGGGTGATGTCCGACCAGCGCCGGTACGAGAACGCGCTGCGCGCGGCGCGCATCTCCACCGGCCCGATCGCCTCGGTCACCGGCCGCGGCCGGCGCCGGCGCCCGGGCGGCCCCGCCGGCAGCCTCGCGCACCTGCCGTGGCCGCTGTCGGCCTGGACCACCTCCCGGGACGCGCCGCTACCGGCCCGCCAGTCGTTCCGGGACTGGTGGCGCGGCCAGGCCAGCGGACCAGGACGTCCGACACCAGACGCCGCGGGCGCGGCCCGACCGCAGGCGGACCCGGGCATCGACCGCGATCCCGGTGCCGCACGGCCGGGTCCCGGTGCCGCACCGCCTGATTCCGGTGCGGCACGACCGGATCCCGGTGCGGCACCGCCTGATTCCGGTGCGGCACGACCGGATCCCGGTGCGGCACCGCCTGATTCCGGTGCGGCACGACCGGATCCAGGTGCGGCACGGCCGGATTCCGGTGCGGCACGGCCGGATTCCGGTGCGGCACGGCCGAAGGAGGGCGGCGATGAGTGA
- a CDS encoding LutC/YkgG family protein, whose product MSEARAEIMARLRTALRDVPADEAIEDAPVARDYRRDGTGADPARLRDLLADRVADYRATVHRCGADELATTVRTILAGHETATLLVPHDLPDDWHAGYTGTIYRDSANFPYPLATLDATDTVLTGCAVAIAETGTLVLDAGMAQGRRAITLVPDHHVCVVGADQVVGTVPEALARLDPVRPLTFVAGPSATSDIEFDRVEGVHGPRHLDVVLLHGAPG is encoded by the coding sequence ATGAGTGAGGCGCGCGCCGAGATCATGGCCCGGCTGCGGACGGCGCTGCGCGACGTGCCCGCCGACGAAGCGATCGAGGACGCACCGGTGGCCCGCGACTACCGGCGGGACGGCACCGGCGCCGACCCGGCGCGGCTGCGCGACCTGCTCGCCGACCGGGTCGCGGACTACCGCGCCACCGTGCACCGCTGTGGCGCCGACGAGCTGGCAACCACCGTCCGCACGATCCTCGCCGGGCACGAGACCGCGACCCTGCTCGTTCCGCACGACCTGCCGGACGACTGGCACGCCGGGTACACCGGCACGATCTACCGCGACTCGGCGAACTTCCCGTACCCGCTGGCCACCCTCGACGCGACCGACACCGTACTGACCGGCTGCGCGGTGGCGATCGCCGAGACCGGCACGCTGGTGCTGGACGCCGGGATGGCGCAGGGCCGACGCGCGATCACCCTGGTACCCGACCATCACGTCTGCGTGGTCGGCGCCGACCAGGTCGTCGGTACGGTGCCCGAGGCGCTGGCCCGGCTGGATCCGGTGCGGCCGTTGACGTTCGTCGCGGGCCCGTCGGCCACCAGCGACATCGAGTTCGACCGGGTCGAGGGCGTGCACGGGCCTCGCCACCTCGACGTGGTCCTGCTGCACGGAGCCCCGGGCTAG
- a CDS encoding TetR/AcrR family transcriptional regulator gives MTDRRREILTEALALADERGLAAVSMRAVAQRVGVTPMALYPHVGSKQDMLDGLVELLVTDLPMPAGGLSWPERFAGFAQAARESARRHPTAFALLFDRPAVTADSVQVIDFLYQLLLDAGVPPAEIARAERMLSTFVLGFAVSEQGGRFAGGSLPLPARRAQLPADELPAHHQLGAELDRPLDLDAEFDADVADLIAFIENVLAAPR, from the coding sequence ATGACCGATCGACGGCGCGAGATCCTGACCGAGGCGCTGGCCCTGGCCGACGAGCGGGGCCTCGCCGCCGTGTCCATGCGGGCCGTGGCGCAGCGCGTCGGCGTCACGCCGATGGCGCTGTACCCACACGTCGGCAGCAAGCAGGACATGCTCGACGGGCTGGTCGAGCTGCTGGTCACCGACCTGCCGATGCCGGCCGGCGGGCTGTCCTGGCCGGAGCGGTTCGCCGGGTTCGCGCAGGCCGCCCGGGAGAGTGCCCGGCGCCACCCGACCGCGTTCGCGCTGCTGTTCGACCGCCCGGCGGTCACCGCCGACTCGGTCCAGGTGATCGACTTCCTCTACCAGCTGCTGCTCGACGCCGGGGTGCCGCCCGCGGAGATCGCCCGCGCCGAACGGATGCTCTCGACGTTCGTGCTCGGCTTCGCGGTCAGCGAGCAGGGTGGCCGGTTCGCCGGCGGCAGCCTCCCGCTGCCGGCCCGCCGCGCCCAGCTACCCGCCGACGAGCTGCCCGCGCACCACCAACTCGGCGCCGAACTGGACCGCCCACTCGACCTCGACGCCGAGTTCGACGCCGACGTCGCCGACCTGATCGCCTTCATCGAGAACGTCCTCGCCGCACCCCGCTGA
- a CDS encoding ABC transporter ATP-binding protein translates to MLHATGLTKRYGSTTALAGLDLTVGPGEIVGLIGHNGAGKTTFVEITAGLTRPDAGTVEIAGIDAVRHPAAARRHLGLAPQHLALYPSASVRQNLTVFGGLAGLRRRALRAAIDEVATATELTDVLDRPVGLLSGGQQRRTQTATALLHRPAVLLLDEPTVGADPQTRQAMLAVVRQRADAGVAVCYTTHYLPELDELGATLAVLRAGRVIARGTRDELLTGLPGELLLGYTDGTERRISSTDPRAELAAAVTDPTRTAGLSTVDIRRPSLDDLYHALSQEAHHVAA, encoded by the coding sequence ATGCTGCACGCCACCGGCCTGACCAAGCGGTACGGGTCGACCACCGCCCTGGCCGGCCTCGACCTGACGGTCGGTCCCGGCGAGATCGTCGGCCTGATCGGCCACAACGGGGCCGGCAAGACCACCTTCGTGGAGATCACCGCCGGCCTGACCCGGCCGGACGCCGGCACCGTCGAGATCGCCGGCATCGACGCCGTCCGGCACCCCGCCGCGGCCCGCCGGCACCTGGGTCTCGCCCCGCAGCACCTCGCGCTCTACCCGAGCGCCAGCGTGCGACAGAACCTCACCGTCTTCGGCGGCCTCGCCGGCCTGCGCCGCCGCGCGCTGCGTGCCGCGATCGACGAGGTCGCCACCGCCACCGAACTGACCGACGTGCTCGACCGGCCGGTCGGACTGCTGTCCGGAGGCCAGCAGCGGCGCACCCAGACCGCGACGGCGCTGCTGCACCGCCCCGCCGTGCTGCTGCTCGACGAGCCGACCGTCGGCGCCGACCCGCAAACCCGGCAGGCGATGCTCGCCGTGGTCCGGCAGCGCGCCGACGCCGGCGTCGCCGTCTGCTACACCACTCACTACCTGCCCGAACTCGACGAGCTGGGCGCCACCCTCGCGGTGCTGCGGGCCGGCCGCGTGATCGCCCGCGGCACCCGCGACGAGCTGCTCACCGGGCTGCCGGGCGAGCTGCTGCTCGGCTACACCGACGGCACCGAACGCCGCATCAGCAGTACCGATCCGCGCGCCGAGCTCGCCGCCGCCGTCACCGACCCGACCCGTACCGCCGGGCTGTCCACCGTGGACATCCGGCGCCCCTCGCTGGACGACCTCTACCACGCACTGAGCCAGGAGGCCCACCATGTCGCTGCCTGA
- a CDS encoding ABC transporter permease produces the protein MSLPDRTYRVAVLLRHNLVLVARDPGHLIAYLVMPMVLMAVQAPLYQRALRGVAGTTQVVSGMLVMFSLLALSIVGNAVLAERTWRTWDRLRATPAGAGELMVGKAAAVFAVLLLQQLVLLGFGAGVLRLRLGPQPALLAVPVLCWGAALLAGGAALAVVVRGHGQLSAACDVGGLLLAGLGGALAPLSAMPGWARAVAPVSPGYWAMGGLHAALAGDVAGTVRDAAVLLALAVAAGAVVAVRMRRGWTRTALL, from the coding sequence ATGTCGCTGCCTGACCGCACATACCGCGTCGCCGTGCTGCTGCGTCACAACCTCGTCCTGGTCGCCCGCGACCCCGGCCACCTCATCGCCTACCTGGTGATGCCGATGGTGCTGATGGCGGTCCAGGCGCCGCTGTACCAGCGGGCGCTGCGCGGCGTCGCTGGTACCACCCAGGTGGTGTCCGGGATGCTGGTGATGTTCTCGCTGCTCGCGCTGTCGATCGTGGGCAACGCGGTGCTCGCCGAACGCACCTGGCGCACCTGGGACCGGCTGCGCGCCACTCCCGCCGGCGCCGGCGAGCTGATGGTCGGCAAGGCCGCCGCGGTCTTCGCCGTCCTGCTGCTGCAACAGCTGGTACTGCTCGGCTTCGGCGCCGGGGTGCTCCGGCTGCGGCTGGGCCCGCAGCCGGCGCTGCTCGCGGTACCGGTGCTGTGCTGGGGTGCCGCGCTGCTCGCCGGCGGCGCCGCGCTGGCCGTCGTGGTCCGCGGGCACGGGCAGCTGTCCGCGGCGTGTGACGTCGGCGGCCTCCTGCTGGCCGGGCTCGGTGGCGCGCTCGCCCCGCTGTCCGCGATGCCGGGCTGGGCGCGGGCGGTCGCGCCGGTCTCCCCCGGGTACTGGGCAATGGGCGGGCTGCACGCCGCGCTGGCCGGTGACGTCGCCGGCACCGTACGAGACGCCGCGGTACTGCTCGCCCTGGCGGTCGCGGCCGGCGCCGTCGTCGCGGTCCGGATGCGCCGCGGCTGGACCCGCACGGCGCTGCTGTGA
- a CDS encoding MerR family transcriptional regulator, producing the protein MSEYLTPGEVAARFDVSHDTLRYYERAGVLGVVERSTSGHRRYRSADVELLDLVRCLRETGMPIAALRTFADLVRAGEGTVDERIDLLVEHDAQLGERIEVLTARRRHIQGKIAYYRSLRDGSAG; encoded by the coding sequence GTGAGCGAGTACCTGACACCCGGCGAGGTGGCGGCGCGTTTCGACGTCAGCCACGACACCCTCCGCTACTACGAACGCGCCGGCGTGCTCGGCGTGGTCGAGCGCTCGACGAGCGGGCACCGGCGGTACCGCAGTGCCGACGTCGAGCTGCTCGACTTGGTCCGCTGCCTGCGCGAGACCGGGATGCCGATCGCCGCCCTGCGCACCTTCGCCGACCTGGTCCGCGCCGGCGAGGGCACCGTGGACGAGCGCATCGACCTGCTGGTCGAGCACGACGCCCAGCTCGGTGAGCGGATCGAGGTGCTCACCGCCCGCCGCCGGCACATCCAGGGCAAGATCGCCTACTACCGCTCGCTGCGCGACGGGTCCGCGGGCTGA
- a CDS encoding SigE family RNA polymerase sigma factor, with amino-acid sequence MSATDSASSAERSFDEFYAANVRGITVQIYAYFGNISDAQDVVQEAFCRAYPRWETLRGYDDPVAWVRRVAWNLATSKWRRMRTAMKFARKQREEHIPGPGPDHVALTEALRTLPDRQRRAVVLHYLADQSVAEIAEREGVAPGTVKSWLYRARNALAERLTDTPSGEVNDA; translated from the coding sequence GTGAGTGCCACGGATTCCGCGTCGAGTGCAGAGCGCAGCTTCGACGAGTTCTACGCGGCCAACGTTCGCGGCATAACGGTGCAGATCTACGCATACTTCGGCAACATCTCCGACGCCCAGGACGTGGTGCAGGAGGCGTTCTGCCGGGCGTACCCGCGCTGGGAGACGCTGCGCGGCTACGACGACCCGGTCGCCTGGGTGCGCCGGGTCGCCTGGAACCTCGCCACCAGCAAGTGGCGACGGATGCGGACCGCGATGAAGTTCGCCCGCAAGCAGCGCGAGGAGCACATCCCCGGCCCGGGCCCGGACCACGTCGCCCTCACCGAGGCGCTGCGTACCCTGCCCGACCGGCAGCGCCGTGCGGTGGTGTTGCATTATCTGGCCGATCAGAGCGTCGCGGAGATCGCCGAACGCGAGGGGGTCGCCCCCGGCACCGTCAAGTCCTGGCTGTACCGGGCCCGCAACGCACTCGCCGAACGACTCACCGACACACCCAGCGGGGAGGTGAACGATGCCTGA
- a CDS encoding alpha/beta hydrolase — protein MTDTSDSASGGVSRAAVLVPGRSYPVESPLLYFAQEAVEVRDGYVEPVRWTAPELDQAGTRAWLTSAESEAWVCGQVSDALARVEKSLPGAATVLVGKSLGTRAASVAADRGLPAIWLTPLLHTPRVVAELGRSEAPFLLVGGTEDEAWDGAEARRLTPHVAEIPGADHGMLLPGPLAASLAAHAVVATAIEHFLDTVVWPTG, from the coding sequence ATGACTGATACGTCCGACTCGGCTTCCGGGGGCGTTTCCCGGGCCGCTGTCCTGGTTCCCGGCCGCAGCTACCCCGTCGAGTCACCGCTGCTGTACTTCGCGCAGGAGGCGGTCGAGGTGCGCGACGGGTACGTGGAGCCGGTCCGCTGGACCGCCCCCGAACTCGACCAGGCCGGCACCCGCGCGTGGCTGACCAGCGCAGAGTCCGAGGCCTGGGTGTGCGGCCAGGTCAGCGACGCCCTCGCCCGGGTGGAGAAGAGCCTGCCCGGCGCCGCCACGGTGCTGGTCGGCAAGTCGCTCGGTACCCGTGCCGCCTCCGTCGCGGCCGACCGCGGGCTGCCGGCGATCTGGCTGACCCCGCTGCTGCACACCCCGCGGGTGGTCGCCGAACTGGGCCGCAGCGAGGCACCGTTCCTGCTCGTCGGCGGTACCGAGGACGAGGCCTGGGACGGCGCCGAGGCGCGCCGGCTGACCCCGCACGTCGCCGAGATCCCGGGCGCCGATCACGGCATGCTGCTGCCCGGACCGCTCGCCGCGAGCCTGGCCGCGCACGCGGTGGTCGCCACCGCGATCGAGCACTTCCTCGACACCGTCGTCTGGCCCACCGGCTGA
- a CDS encoding beta-ketoacyl-ACP synthase III has translation MITPGGPARGTKIVAMGHYQPAKVLTNEDLTRIVDTTDEWITSRVGIKERRVAENETVADMATAAAGKALANAGLTPYDIDQVIVATCSSIDRCPNVACRVANNLGITAPAAFDLNTGCSGFEYALATADHAIRAGAARRALVIGAEKLTDVTDYTDRTSCILFGDAAGAAVVEAVADDEEPGVGPVLWGSDPSKGSVLTIEGRRGYIKQDGPTVFRWTQTELPKLIAETCRRAGVEPSELGGFVAHQANLRIIEPLAKKLGATNAVVARDIVESGNTSAASVPLALSKLIERGELTSGVPVLLFGFGGGLTYAGQVVRCP, from the coding sequence ATGATCACCCCCGGAGGACCAGCCCGCGGCACCAAGATCGTCGCGATGGGTCACTACCAGCCGGCGAAGGTGCTCACCAACGAGGACCTGACCCGCATCGTGGACACCACCGACGAGTGGATCACCTCGCGGGTGGGTATCAAGGAACGCCGGGTCGCGGAGAACGAGACGGTGGCCGACATGGCCACCGCCGCCGCCGGGAAGGCGCTCGCCAACGCCGGCCTCACCCCGTACGACATCGACCAGGTCATCGTGGCCACCTGCTCGTCGATCGACCGGTGCCCGAACGTGGCCTGCCGGGTGGCGAACAACCTCGGCATCACCGCACCGGCGGCGTTCGACCTCAACACCGGCTGCTCCGGCTTCGAGTACGCGCTCGCCACCGCCGACCACGCGATCCGGGCCGGCGCGGCCCGGCGGGCGCTGGTGATCGGCGCGGAGAAGCTCACCGACGTCACCGACTACACCGACCGCACCTCGTGCATCCTGTTCGGCGACGCTGCGGGGGCCGCGGTGGTCGAGGCGGTCGCCGACGACGAGGAACCCGGCGTCGGCCCGGTGTTGTGGGGTTCGGACCCGAGCAAGGGCTCGGTGCTGACCATCGAGGGGCGCCGCGGCTACATCAAGCAGGACGGGCCGACGGTGTTCCGCTGGACCCAGACCGAGCTGCCCAAGCTCATCGCGGAGACCTGCCGGCGGGCCGGTGTCGAGCCGTCCGAGCTGGGCGGATTCGTCGCGCACCAGGCGAACCTGCGGATCATCGAGCCGCTGGCGAAGAAGCTCGGCGCCACCAACGCGGTGGTCGCCCGCGACATCGTCGAGTCGGGCAACACCTCGGCCGCGTCCGTACCGCTGGCGCTGTCGAAGCTGATCGAGCGCGGCGAGCTCACCTCCGGTGTGCCGGTGCTGCTGTTCGGCTTCGGCGGCGGGCTCACCTACGCGGGGCAGGTCGTGCGCTGCCCGTAA
- a CDS encoding acyl carrier protein, producing MTRDEIRTGLADILEEVAGVDKSDVADEKSFTEELDVDSLSMVEVVVAAEEKFGVKIPDDEVPNLKTVGDAVTYIEKNAA from the coding sequence ATGACCCGCGACGAGATTCGCACCGGCCTGGCCGACATCCTGGAAGAGGTGGCCGGCGTGGACAAGTCCGACGTCGCCGACGAGAAGTCGTTCACCGAGGAGCTGGACGTCGACTCGCTGTCGATGGTGGAGGTCGTGGTCGCCGCCGAGGAGAAGTTCGGCGTGAAGATCCCCGACGACGAGGTCCCGAACCTGAAGACCGTCGGCGACGCGGTCACCTACATCGAGAAGAACGCGGCCTGA
- the fabF gene encoding beta-ketoacyl-ACP synthase II has protein sequence MTSHSTPEVVVTGLGATTPLGGDVASTWEAMVAGRSGIRALDADWAAELPVRIAGLMVDDPTNHIDRVKARRMDRSEQAALVAARQAWRDAGLDEDDPDRERVAVSVGTGIGGARTLVDQHDRLLAKGPRLVSPHTVPMLMPNGPAAYVGLEFHVLGGVHSAASACATSSEAIALGLDIIRSGRADVVLAGGTEAVAFPLPIAGFAAMRAMSTRNDEPTRASRPFDKGRDGFVLGEGAGVVVLERADRAAARGATVYARLAGAALTSDGYDIVQPDPEGTQQARAMRLAIADAGLSPADIAHVNAHATSTPIGDMGEIAAIRKAVGEQPVVTSTKSMTGHLLGAAGAIESIATILAVRDGVVPPTINLDDPDDELTLDVAANVARRMEVPAALNNSFGFGGHNCALCFQRV, from the coding sequence ATGACGAGCCACTCCACGCCGGAAGTGGTAGTCACCGGGCTCGGCGCGACGACACCCCTCGGCGGGGACGTCGCGTCCACCTGGGAGGCCATGGTCGCCGGCCGCTCCGGCATCCGGGCCCTGGATGCCGACTGGGCGGCCGAGCTGCCGGTGCGCATTGCCGGACTGATGGTCGACGACCCGACCAACCACATCGACCGGGTGAAGGCCCGCCGGATGGACCGTTCCGAGCAGGCGGCGCTGGTCGCCGCGCGGCAGGCCTGGCGCGACGCCGGGCTGGACGAGGACGATCCGGACCGGGAGCGGGTCGCGGTCAGCGTCGGTACCGGCATCGGCGGCGCCCGCACCCTGGTCGATCAGCACGATCGGCTGCTCGCCAAGGGCCCGCGCCTGGTCAGCCCGCACACGGTGCCGATGCTGATGCCGAACGGCCCGGCCGCGTACGTCGGGCTGGAGTTCCACGTGCTCGGCGGGGTGCACTCGGCGGCCAGCGCCTGCGCGACCTCCTCGGAGGCCATCGCGCTGGGGCTGGACATCATCCGGTCCGGCCGGGCCGACGTGGTGCTCGCCGGCGGTACCGAGGCGGTGGCGTTCCCGCTGCCGATCGCCGGGTTCGCGGCGATGCGGGCGATGTCGACCCGCAACGACGAGCCGACCCGGGCGTCCCGCCCGTTCGACAAGGGCCGGGACGGGTTCGTGCTCGGCGAGGGCGCCGGCGTGGTGGTCCTGGAGCGCGCCGACCGGGCCGCCGCCCGTGGCGCCACGGTGTACGCGCGGCTCGCCGGCGCGGCGCTGACCTCCGACGGGTACGACATCGTGCAGCCGGACCCGGAGGGCACCCAGCAGGCCCGGGCGATGCGGCTGGCGATCGCCGACGCGGGCCTGTCGCCGGCCGACATCGCGCACGTCAACGCGCACGCCACCTCGACCCCGATCGGCGACATGGGGGAGATCGCGGCGATCCGCAAGGCGGTCGGCGAGCAGCCGGTGGTCACCTCGACCAAGTCGATGACCGGGCACCTGCTCGGCGCGGCCGGCGCGATCGAGTCGATCGCGACGATCCTCGCGGTACGAGACGGCGTCGTGCCGCCGACGATCAACCTGGACGACCCGGACGACGAGCTGACCCTCGACGTCGCGGCGAACGTCGCCCGCCGGATGGAGGTTCCGGCCGCGCTGAACAACTCGTTCGGCTTCGGCGGGCACAACTGCGCGCTCTGTTTCCAGCGCGTGTAG